One part of the Saprospiraceae bacterium genome encodes these proteins:
- a CDS encoding M20/M25/M40 family metallo-hydrolase produces MIQFRPFRWVIVGLFSFILSTLIFSQYDPYLQIRVDVVYLSSDDLQGRETGTEGEVMAAEYIQSRMSKIGLSPKGNEDWLQPFKFSSNPHGGNVQDKTGRNVIGFLNKKAKKTIVIGAHYDHLGHGATGSLAPNDHSIHNGADDNASGIASMLYLAENLKNDKKLKYNVLFIAFSGEEFGLFGSKAFMENPTIPKESILAMINMDMVGRLNAEKTIAISGVGTAIEWKDILESCKSPGFTFNYSDGGIGPSDHTSFYLKEIPVLHFFTGQHKDYHKPSDDSPLVNYEGIFEVSQIIWGVVQKLSEKTALSFQKTKDENKQQSSSFKVTMGIMPDYVFNGEGMRIDAVLDNRPAQKAGLEAGDIIIQVGGFKVKDVYEYMEALSKFEKGQSAEVKVKRKDLEVVKKVDF; encoded by the coding sequence ATGATACAATTTAGACCATTTCGTTGGGTTATAGTGGGTTTATTCTCATTTATTCTATCAACGCTCATTTTTTCACAATATGATCCTTATTTACAGATTAGGGTTGATGTTGTTTATCTTTCTTCGGATGACCTACAAGGCCGGGAAACTGGTACAGAAGGGGAGGTGATGGCTGCAGAATATATTCAAAGCAGAATGTCAAAAATAGGCTTAAGTCCAAAAGGGAATGAGGATTGGCTTCAGCCATTTAAATTTTCATCCAATCCGCATGGAGGAAATGTACAGGATAAAACAGGCAGAAATGTTATTGGTTTTTTAAATAAAAAAGCTAAAAAGACTATAGTAATTGGTGCCCATTACGATCATTTAGGGCATGGTGCCACAGGTTCTTTAGCTCCCAATGATCATTCCATCCATAATGGTGCCGATGATAATGCCAGTGGGATTGCTTCCATGCTTTATTTAGCCGAAAATCTAAAAAATGACAAGAAACTTAAATATAACGTCTTGTTTATTGCATTTTCAGGAGAAGAATTTGGTTTATTTGGCTCCAAAGCATTCATGGAAAATCCTACTATTCCAAAAGAAAGTATCCTGGCTATGATCAATATGGATATGGTTGGCAGGTTAAATGCCGAAAAAACCATTGCCATTAGTGGTGTAGGCACTGCTATTGAATGGAAAGATATTTTGGAAAGCTGTAAAAGTCCTGGTTTCACTTTCAATTATAGTGATGGTGGTATCGGACCCTCAGATCATACTTCCTTTTACCTAAAAGAAATACCAGTATTACATTTTTTTACCGGACAGCATAAAGATTATCACAAACCAAGTGATGATAGTCCTTTAGTTAATTATGAGGGGATTTTCGAGGTTTCACAAATCATTTGGGGTGTTGTCCAAAAGCTTTCTGAAAAGACAGCTCTTTCATTTCAAAAAACCAAGGACGAAAACAAGCAACAATCGAGCAGTTTCAAGGTTACCATGGGTATCATGCCGGATTATGTCTTTAATGGAGAAGGAATGCGTATTGATGCTGTTTTAGATAATCGTCCGGCTCAAAAAGCTGGATTGGAAGCTGGGGATATTATTATTCAGGTTGGAGGCTTTAAAGTAAAAGATGTTTACGAATACATGGAAGCCCTAAGTAAATTCGAGAAAGGTCAATCTGCAGAAGTAAAAGTGAAAAGAAAGGACCTAGAAGTTGTCAAAAAGGTAGATTTTTAA
- a CDS encoding transposase, with amino-acid sequence MCSCPTAGGDLFVEQFDLLKLGFDVKTLKNEGRPSFESSTLLKIYLYGYLNGLRSSRRLESECCRNIELQWLTLGLRPNDHTIADFRKYNPKALKNVFKLFVSFLKDIDLIGRQIIAFDGTKSRAHNSKKNNYNQKKIDRHLAYIEDKSNEYLCQLEDIDTKEDFTKVLNIQEKINRLKKNKIKYEVLQKQLIASDEPQVFNPNAFNAERNT; translated from the coding sequence ATTTGTTCCTGCCCGACTGCAGGCGGGGATTTATTTGTTGAGCAATTTGATTTATTAAAACTTGGCTTTGATGTTAAAACTTTAAAGAATGAAGGACGTCCAAGTTTTGAATCTTCTACTCTATTAAAAATTTATTTGTATGGCTATCTAAATGGATTGAGAAGCAGTCGTAGGTTAGAAAGTGAATGTTGCCGCAACATTGAACTCCAATGGCTCACCTTAGGATTAAGACCAAACGATCATACGATTGCTGATTTTAGAAAATACAATCCTAAAGCATTGAAAAACGTGTTCAAATTGTTTGTTTCCTTTCTAAAAGATATTGATTTAATTGGACGTCAAATTATTGCCTTTGATGGTACTAAGTCCAGAGCCCACAATAGCAAAAAAAATAATTATAATCAGAAGAAAATTGATAGGCATCTAGCTTATATAGAAGACAAAAGCAACGAATATCTATGTCAATTGGAGGATATTGATACAAAGGAAGATTTTACAAAAGTCTTGAATATCCAGGAAAAAATAAATAGACTTAAAAAAAATAAGATTAAATATGAAGTTCTACAAAAACAACTAATAGCTTCTGACGAGCCACAAGTTTTCAATCCGAATGCATTCAACGCAGAGCGCAATACTTAA
- a CDS encoding helix-turn-helix transcriptional regulator, whose amino-acid sequence MKTTSLDTLIDKHIGKIGTKKRDAFENELRLDLLGDAVKKARKERNLTQEQLGKLVGVQKSQISKIENSVTDARFDTMLKVFKALKAKVSFSVEIDKRKLLLTE is encoded by the coding sequence ATGAAAACAACAAGCTTAGATACATTAATTGATAAACATATTGGAAAAATCGGGACTAAAAAACGGGATGCATTCGAAAACGAACTTCGATTAGATTTACTTGGAGATGCTGTGAAGAAAGCAAGAAAAGAAAGAAACTTAACTCAAGAGCAACTTGGCAAATTAGTGGGAGTGCAGAAATCACAAATTTCAAAAATTGAAAATTCTGTAACAGATGCAAGATTTGATACTATGTTGAAAGTATTTAAAGCTTTAAAGGCTAAAGTAAGCTTCAGCGTAGAAATTGATAAAAGAAAACTTCTGTTAACAGAATAA
- a CDS encoding DUF3667 domain-containing protein, which translates to MNCKTCDKELTSKFCPDCGQPNELKRIDGHYIIQEIKHVLHFERGILYTIRELITNPGQNIKNYLTQNRNRLVKPIIFIIITSLIYSLCNKFFHFEDGYVKYLADTKSTTSAIFKWIQGNYGYSNILMGIFIALWTKLFFRKHKYNIFEILILLCFVMGMGMLIYSVFGIFQGLTNFNIMQIAGIVGFIYTTWAVGHFFEKEKVISYVKAFFAYILGMLTFSLIAILIGSITDLIIKH; encoded by the coding sequence ATGAATTGTAAAACTTGCGACAAAGAATTAACTTCAAAATTTTGCCCAGACTGTGGACAGCCAAACGAACTTAAAAGAATTGATGGACATTACATAATTCAGGAAATTAAACACGTTTTACATTTTGAACGAGGAATTTTATACACGATTAGAGAACTAATTACAAATCCAGGACAAAACATAAAAAACTATCTAACCCAAAATAGAAATAGACTTGTCAAGCCAATAATATTCATAATTATCACGTCACTTATATATTCATTATGCAATAAATTTTTTCATTTTGAAGACGGATATGTGAAATATTTAGCCGATACAAAATCGACAACAAGTGCAATTTTTAAATGGATACAAGGTAATTATGGATACTCAAATATTCTAATGGGTATTTTTATTGCCTTATGGACAAAATTGTTTTTCAGAAAACATAAATACAACATTTTTGAAATTCTAATACTTCTCTGTTTTGTTATGGGAATGGGTATGCTGATTTATTCGGTTTTTGGAATATTTCAAGGTTTGACAAATTTCAACATAATGCAAATTGCAGGAATTGTAGGGTTTATTTATACGACTTGGGCCGTTGGACATTTCTTCGAAAAAGAAAAAGTCATTAGTTATGTGAAGGCTTTTTTCGCTTATATTTTAGGTATGCTAACTTTTTCATTAATTGCAATTTTAATAGGATCTATAACAGATTTAATAATAAAACATTAA
- a CDS encoding gliding motility-associated C-terminal domain-containing protein, translating to MALWTLAFIVFGSDLTFGKSYHKSIIENAICTLTIDRVIVGECEYGLRTGNQSKVIVVVFLSWSMPVAGEKIQVRLNGMTKLFDPFMKGCPPFVQFILDPDGGNYSVDASFITGNCAANPVNIILPLPCNPPVCSGPMAIGGKLYSDFNNNGLQESSENGLRGIEVRLYDDAKKLHAVTTTKTNGLWAIDNLVAGQKLRVEYQIPAGLFDAIPGPENKTRTQFATVGTCNVDLGIYQLTKVIDPNPWMVTTCFAKGDALNPASPAHTEPTLVANLYSTTEGGPRTGPNGNYYIANAGETGSVWGLSFQKETRQLFSGSFLKRNASLGPGGLGAIYVTDLSGFLPNPQILPGYRYFGITKVMVNLDSFGIQTGDERLLIRNLPINPLDASHDSSAFDKIGKWGLGDLDVNDAGDTLFVVNLYNRSLIIIAIGNPLRLPITADRVREIPIPDPGCSIASDWRPWGLKYKDGSLYVGGVCSAESTGNWDDLRAVVYSYTNGNFKQEVSFELNYTKGFLDGNICSTFRPWNNDFYKFFIQGDVVCGPVPVLSDIEFDSEENMIVSLGDRYGYQTGGRDYGTNTKDNIRYITFAGGDNLKLFKLKNEYILEQNASSGFYTTQGKDNNQGVCGGEFYFQDGFYSHQESSLGALAVHPSYNTVLATLMDPANIWSNGWSQLDNSLGTKKVNYNIFTGELGTFGKAAGLGDIELLIGSSTPKGIGVSLGNFIWNDLDQDGIQDPGETPLMNIPVLLFNAKDSLIKQTNSDQNGVYYFRDLDPYTEYFIQLGADTNYINGELIFNKQSFSTSAFHTRLNFGNSENDSDASRSLPLPLIYKDKLAINYLSGKDGENDFSIDFGLLPCFQVKPDSIYYDLCITDSVKVGDRWFSASNPSGLVRFPNTRGFGCDSLVVVNTAIHLQTSYSLDTAICDGNSLNLHNQIFDKNKTNGIIFLQAANQFGCDSVIQVNLNILTKSESNLDTTTCVFGKVILHNQTFDANRSSGDIILPGANHRNCDSTIHVKLQFLPFTKATLDTTICPGSFILLHNKRFDESNLVGSIILNAANQWGCDSIIEVNVSLRPTSRSQLDSAICPGGFILLHNQRFDELNPSGRIVLSGANAVGCDSIIEVSVSLRTTSRSQLDSAICPGGFILLHNQRFDELNPSGRIVLSGANVVGCDSIIQVEIHIRPESAYRIDTSICPRGNVSIHQVVFNETNKSGRIILNGANQFGCDSILNINLRIRPEYHFKDTIESCINFTWPITGKIYNNSGSYRYDSKTSEGCDSTYQMQLMINPEYHFGDTICALDRFVWSTTNQLYNQSGVYIYNHRSHKGCDSIEYLVLMISDGGEVYVPNVFTPNGDQINDRFFVYANEDVHLIDEFAVYNRWGEVVFAQQNIPPNDPQYGWNGIFRNQPASPAVFVYRVVWHDKFGGYHQAKGDVTLLR from the coding sequence ATGGCACTGTGGACCCTCGCTTTTATAGTTTTTGGATCAGACTTAACTTTCGGAAAAAGTTATCATAAGTCTATTATTGAGAATGCGATATGTACCTTAACGATTGACCGCGTAATCGTTGGCGAATGTGAATATGGACTGCGTACTGGAAATCAATCTAAAGTGATCGTCGTAGTCTTTTTATCATGGTCAATGCCCGTGGCTGGTGAAAAAATACAAGTAAGACTAAATGGGATGACTAAACTCTTTGATCCTTTTATGAAAGGCTGTCCTCCTTTTGTCCAATTTATTTTAGATCCAGATGGCGGCAACTATTCAGTGGATGCTTCTTTTATTACAGGAAACTGTGCAGCCAATCCAGTGAATATTATTTTACCCTTACCATGTAATCCACCCGTTTGTTCTGGTCCGATGGCAATCGGTGGTAAGCTTTATTCTGATTTTAACAACAATGGCTTACAGGAAAGTTCCGAAAATGGATTGCGCGGAATTGAAGTTCGATTATATGATGATGCCAAAAAGTTACATGCAGTTACTACTACTAAAACAAATGGTCTATGGGCTATTGATAATTTAGTAGCAGGACAAAAACTAAGAGTAGAATACCAGATACCGGCCGGTTTATTTGATGCCATACCTGGACCTGAAAATAAGACCCGTACTCAATTTGCAACGGTAGGTACTTGTAATGTTGACCTCGGTATTTATCAGTTGACCAAGGTGATTGATCCAAATCCCTGGATGGTCACCACTTGTTTTGCAAAGGGGGACGCTCTAAATCCTGCCAGTCCGGCACATACGGAGCCTACACTCGTAGCAAATCTCTACTCCACCACCGAAGGTGGGCCTCGGACAGGACCTAATGGGAATTATTATATTGCCAATGCAGGAGAAACTGGATCCGTTTGGGGACTCAGCTTTCAAAAAGAAACACGTCAGTTATTTTCTGGTTCTTTTTTAAAACGAAACGCCTCTTTAGGGCCTGGCGGACTGGGTGCGATCTATGTTACGGACTTAAGTGGATTTTTACCGAACCCACAAATACTACCGGGTTATCGTTATTTTGGAATCACAAAAGTGATGGTAAATCTTGATTCCTTTGGTATCCAAACCGGGGACGAACGTTTGCTCATTCGAAATCTTCCAATTAATCCTTTGGATGCTTCCCACGATTCGTCTGCTTTTGACAAAATTGGAAAATGGGGACTTGGCGATCTGGATGTTAACGATGCCGGGGATACTTTATTTGTTGTCAATCTTTACAACCGGTCTCTTATAATTATTGCAATCGGAAATCCTTTACGATTGCCGATTACCGCAGATCGCGTTCGGGAAATTCCAATTCCAGATCCTGGATGTTCTATTGCCAGTGATTGGCGGCCCTGGGGACTAAAATACAAAGATGGATCCCTTTATGTTGGAGGTGTTTGTTCAGCAGAATCAACGGGCAATTGGGATGATTTACGTGCAGTGGTATATTCCTATACCAACGGGAACTTTAAACAAGAAGTTTCTTTTGAACTCAACTATACAAAAGGTTTTTTAGACGGAAACATTTGCTCCACATTCCGCCCTTGGAATAATGATTTTTACAAGTTTTTTATTCAAGGAGATGTGGTTTGTGGCCCTGTTCCTGTGCTTTCAGATATAGAATTCGATTCTGAGGAAAATATGATCGTGTCACTTGGAGACCGATATGGATATCAAACAGGTGGACGAGATTACGGGACGAATACTAAAGACAATATTAGATACATCACTTTTGCGGGTGGAGACAACCTTAAATTATTCAAACTTAAAAACGAATATATATTAGAACAAAATGCAAGTTCTGGATTTTATACCACTCAAGGAAAAGATAACAATCAGGGAGTTTGTGGCGGGGAATTTTATTTTCAAGATGGATTTTACAGTCATCAGGAAAGCAGCTTAGGAGCATTAGCTGTCCATCCAAGTTACAATACGGTACTAGCTACCCTAATGGATCCAGCAAATATTTGGTCTAATGGATGGAGTCAACTTGATAATTCCTTAGGTACAAAGAAAGTCAATTACAATATTTTTACCGGAGAGCTTGGGACCTTTGGTAAAGCAGCAGGACTAGGCGATATCGAATTACTCATTGGCTCATCTACACCTAAAGGTATTGGTGTATCTCTTGGCAATTTTATTTGGAATGACCTGGATCAGGATGGGATTCAAGACCCGGGTGAAACTCCATTAATGAATATTCCGGTGTTACTTTTTAATGCGAAAGATTCATTAATTAAACAAACAAATAGTGATCAGAATGGTGTATATTATTTTCGCGACTTGGATCCTTACACCGAATATTTTATACAATTGGGTGCAGATACCAACTATATCAATGGTGAATTAATCTTTAACAAGCAAAGTTTTTCGACATCTGCCTTTCATACGCGCCTAAATTTTGGAAATTCCGAAAATGATTCAGATGCATCGCGATCACTTCCGCTCCCGCTAATTTATAAGGATAAACTTGCTATTAATTATTTGAGTGGTAAAGACGGTGAAAATGATTTTTCAATCGACTTTGGATTGCTTCCTTGCTTTCAGGTCAAACCTGATTCTATCTATTATGATTTGTGTATTACGGATTCTGTAAAAGTAGGCGATCGCTGGTTTTCAGCATCAAATCCTTCTGGGCTAGTTAGGTTTCCAAATACCCGTGGCTTCGGCTGTGATTCTTTGGTCGTTGTAAATACTGCGATTCATCTGCAGACAAGTTATAGCTTAGACACAGCGATCTGTGATGGAAATTCATTGAACTTGCACAATCAAATTTTTGATAAAAACAAGACCAACGGAATCATTTTTCTGCAAGCTGCAAATCAATTTGGTTGTGACTCTGTGATTCAGGTAAACCTAAATATTCTTACGAAGTCAGAATCTAATTTGGATACCACTACTTGTGTATTCGGTAAAGTAATCTTGCACAACCAAACCTTTGATGCAAACCGAAGTTCAGGAGATATTATTTTACCCGGAGCCAATCATAGGAACTGTGATTCTACGATCCATGTAAAGTTGCAATTCCTACCTTTTACAAAAGCGACTCTGGACACCACGATTTGTCCTGGTTCATTTATTCTATTGCATAATAAACGTTTTGATGAATCAAATCTTGTAGGAAGTATTATTTTGAATGCAGCGAATCAATGGGGCTGCGATTCTATTATAGAAGTAAATGTTAGTTTGCGTCCAACATCAAGGTCCCAGCTAGACAGTGCTATTTGTCCTGGAGGGTTCATTCTCTTGCACAATCAGCGATTTGACGAATTAAATCCAAGCGGTCGGATTGTACTTTCAGGAGCTAATGCGGTGGGCTGCGATTCTATTATAGAAGTAAGCGTCAGTTTGCGTACAACATCAAGGTCCCAGTTAGACAGTGCTATTTGTCCAGGAGGATTCATTCTCTTGCACAATCAGCGATTTGACGAATTAAATCCAAGCGGTCGGATTGTACTTTCAGGGGCTAATGTGGTGGGCTGTGATTCTATAATTCAAGTTGAGATTCATATACGACCAGAGTCAGCATATCGCATAGACACTTCTATTTGTCCAAGAGGGAATGTGTCCATTCATCAGGTAGTATTTAATGAAACAAATAAATCCGGCAGAATTATTTTAAATGGTGCGAATCAATTCGGTTGTGACTCGATCCTGAATATAAATCTTCGAATTCGGCCGGAATATCATTTTAAAGATACCATTGAAAGCTGTATCAATTTTACCTGGCCCATTACCGGAAAGATTTATAATAACAGCGGCAGCTATCGGTATGATTCCAAAACCAGCGAAGGTTGTGATTCTACATATCAGATGCAGCTTATGATAAATCCGGAGTATCATTTTGGAGACACGATTTGTGCATTAGACCGTTTTGTTTGGTCAACTACCAATCAGCTTTACAATCAAAGCGGTGTTTATATTTATAACCATCGAAGCCATAAAGGCTGTGATTCCATTGAATATCTGGTCTTAATGATTTCGGACGGAGGAGAGGTTTATGTGCCCAATGTTTTTACACCAAACGGTGATCAAATTAATGATCGTTTCTTTGTGTATGCAAATGAAGATGTTCATTTGATTGATGAATTTGCAGTTTATAACCGTTGGGGGGAAGTAGTTTTCGCGCAACAAAACATACCTCCCAATGATCCTCAATATGGCTGGAATGGAATTTTCCGAAATCAACCTGCCAGTCCTGCTGTTTTTGTTTACCGCGTAGTTTGGCACGACAAATTTGGGGGGTATCACCAAGCAAAAGGTGATGTGACTTTGTTGAGATAA